GTTACACAGTGAACAGAGTAGTGGCACAATAGATTAACTTTATCGTATTATTTCCGCTTCCAGTAGCAACAGTTCACAGCGGTGATGCATTTTCGCTCATTAGCACCATGATTTGCGATACAAAACGTGGGAGGAGCACGGCGAGGTCAAAGCAACGTTCACTGTGATGTGTTAGCAATGCGTTGCAGCTGCAAgcagaacaaaaacacaaaggAACAACATGATGGAAAGTGTTTTCGCCTGAGCAAAATTGGCAATCTGGAATATGCGAGTCCCATCCGAAGCATGCACGGAATATGTGGGCATTTAGCGTCGATGCTATGTCAAGTGTACGTACGGGAGTTTagggataaaaataaaatctttaTTGTACGCACGAATTTACGCTGAGATATCATGGGGTCGTCCTCATCTATTTATATACATACGCTTGTACAAATGTACACCAATTACTTAGAGACGTGAACGTATACGTATGCAGATGCCCTTATTAGCTGCCTACGCTAGATCAAAGCCTGTTCTATTTTTATTCCACCTGATCCATTACCTTCCACCGTCAAGGCTTCCAGACAGCATACCGGCTGGTTCCTTTTATGTTTAACTGTATGTTTTAAATGAATAAGATGTTGGTATAACAGAGTCTGTGGGCATTATTCTCAGCATTTGTCTCTTTGGGTTGTTAAGAGTGTACCTGGATCGCCAGACTGTTGTTCCGCATAGGGTTTTCGCGTTGTTATATTCTTTGTATGCATACTTTCTGCACAAAGCTTTTCCCCCCGAAAACACGCATACGCACATACACTTGAACAGCTCGAAAGAAATAAGAGGTTAATGCAAGTTTGTTAATTATCGCCAATTTCCACAGTAGGCTTTCCAATGGGCTATGTCGTGGGGCTGATATTGGTTCCTTGCGATAAGcgaacacacatacacacaggcacacatacacacacactagaACACAGCTGACTGGGGTACGAGGGAAAACGTTTTACCTTTCCTTAAAATAGTCCAATGTAACTGATTCCGTATCAAACTCACTATAGTCGGGCAACGAGTCTCCATCAATTGATTGCACACTGCTCAGCCCGATCTCCTTCTGATAGTAACTATCACTCTTCGACGCGAAGTTTCGCGACATTCTGCGTACGTTTGGTTTCGGTGATTTTCAGCTTCCCAGACAAACAGTGTGTCCTCCCCGGTCGGAGGCTACCTTGTAGCGTTTGCTTGATTGCAGTGGCAAAAACACAGACGGCAGAGGAAGTTTGCTAGTCTCCGTGGCGAAACGAGCAGCTTTCTCCGCAACAAAATATCACCACCTTATTGGATTGGCCTTCCTTGAACTCTACGCTAAATAACCAGCGTtgaaatggttaaaaaatggaGACAAATCTACGGTAGACGGAAATAGCAACAGCGATTTATACGTACTGAGAGCAGAGAAGGGATGAGTCTGCACCGAGCAGCACCAAGCAGCACCTTTTACGAACACGACATTTTCACTCACGCAGACCGAGAGGAGTTCTGCAGGCACGTCGAATTGATTGATAACACTGGCAGCGAGAGCCAACCGGAGCTGAAGATAAATTATACTGCCTAACACCAAACCAATATCTTACCAATTAGAAATGACTCTCGGTACTAAGGCAATTCACTCCCCCTTGATTTATAAATACGCGAAGAACAAACACtgtgtttacttttatttttatgctgcaagTTTAGTGCGACGGGTTCGGTACTCCTGTGGATGCTGTGGGTTTGCCTCGAAACTTACTGCATTGCATTATTCAGTTCACCCCACAGGTTCTCTACAGGGTAAGGCCGGAGGCTTGTACATCGCCCTCTGTTGGTACTTGGAACGATGTAACATAAAACGGGCTGTAAgtcaaaaaaataaataacaatataATCGCTATGCTTGTACTCGAAATTCTAACTAAGGCCATACTTAATTGCACTTGGTGGTTGCTGACTGGTGTTTTGCATCGCATGAGTTAGACCGATAAGATATCGCCTTCTCCGGCAGtatattaataaaaatatgaattatAAAGAAAAAAGATTTCAATCTACTCGAAACAACAGGAATCAAAGTATTGACAGCCACGGCCATGCAGTAGTGTTGGTGATGACGGAAGCGATGACGTCTCGAAGAAATTCACGGAATAGGTTAATGGTATTTTAACGAACCTGGCCCAAGCCAGCAATCTCGAGCTTCAACCTGTATTAGCCGAactattttgaaaaaaaagaaaaaaaaccaaagcgGAGGGGTTTATTAAGACTATAACCCATTTTCCTCGCCCTAATGGGCGGATCGCTTTAGGTGAAGCTGGAAAATGTCTCAAAGCGCATTCTTCACATTGTTTATCGCTGTCTAACCACCCTTGCACGACCAAGCAAGGACATGTATCGagtttaacaaaaaaacgaaaaaaaaaacaaataaatttgaaCATTTCACTttaaggcaaacaaaaaattgcgCGGCCGGCCGAGTTCATCTCGGATCGACCTACACTTCCCATCCCATATTCACACTCCTAGACCCGTAGCCCCAGCAGCTGTTTGAAATACCAAATACCCCCGAAGGATAACCTGCCCAGGCAGTTGGGTGTCCTGGTGTCCGAGGCTCTTGGCCGTGTACCTCACCCATTTCAGCTCACCATTCACCAAGTGGAAATGAAATAGTTATATTTTTGCGTACGGTTTTCAGTCAAATTCAGCGTAATTTCAGTTCAACCGATGGCATGGATTTGTGGATGAATTTTACAGTAACTGTTCGAAATACGCTGAATAAATGATACATCAATGCTTACCATTGGGGCCCAACTCCGGTAAGACGCATACGATTCACCCAAACGTAGTAGGGTTAACAATTCCAAATACAAAACTTTCTCAGCACGTTTTTGAACGTTTTGATGACACCGCCTAGAGACCATTGGGTGTCTTCCGAGTTTGAAACTGTCCGTGGAGGGTTTCCGAGTTGATGCCAAGATGATGCGAGACTCAGTCGTTGTTTCTGGTTTactgtgttttaattttattatataCTTGAATCATCACATTCTTTCGATCTTGTTTAAATTTAAGATGCGTGATAAACCactatttctgtttttcttttcctctttttATCTGCATAAATGGATTTTTGCTGACGCACTGCTTTATTTTCTAGAAAGTATCCTAGTTTAACGAGTAGGGAAAGAATTGTAAAAGATGATCGTTTATCTTGGTTCAAataacacgcacacgcgcggACTGACGCGCGGAAATGATACATTTTGGTTCTATTGACCAAAACTAGCATAAAATTTTGAACGCAACGTTCCACATCGAGTGCTTTATATATCCTGCGCGGGATTCCTCAACATCCATTACACACTACTATTAGTACGCTaaaattgtttcatttgttcaCTAACTAgatttgattggtttttttctctctctatcttcatggttcgtgttcgtgtgtgcTGCATGATGTTGCTCTATGGATTGGATTGGCCCATGCACACGATGCACGCGGGTTCGCGCTTCGAACCAAAAAGTTGTCCGTCAAGAAAGTCGTCAAGAAATAAGCGTCAGCCGACTCACTCCCCATTAATACTGTtagtgttcttttttttgcctctttctCTTCGTTTTTAATATAGCTGGCTGCGAAATGTTACACACTTTGTCTCTGTATATCTAACAATCTAACAATAATATTAGTGCAGCTGAAATCATACTAAGGAAattctggtttttcttgcCTCAAACTGTTGAATGAGTCATCGAACAATTTGATCAGTGTTACAAATAGATTGCATTTCTAGTTACAGTTTCATTGAACTCTGCTCTGCTAGGTGTGTTCGTAGAGTGAAACTACTACCGTAGACTCGTTTACATatgttttttctcgttttattgaaatacTGTGGCGCGTCTGTATATTTCGTTTCGTGCTCTTGTCgcagtgtctgtgtgtgtcgtaCGAAAGGGTTGTGGCGAGGGGCTGGGGGAAAGTGGAAGGGACTGGGCGTCTGTTACACGTCTGTTATACACGCACCATCGAGGGAAACTAAACCCGCGTAGTATTAGTCGCGTGTTATCTAGAAGCATCAAATTGAACCAAACGCTAAACCGTATCTAGCTAGGGATTTGGTagaattaaacaaaaaagaaaaatttcTTCTAATTGTTGGTCGGAACAGACGAACGGAACAGGCCTAATGCTGTCGTCTGAAGGCGCATTCCCGCCTAACGTGACCCAGTGAGTTTATATTCGTCAATCGTTAACTCAGGAGCGTGTTCCTAGAGCGTGTGGAGGTcaatctcggctcggcgggaCGGCCTTCCAACGCGTTGGTTTCGCAAAATAGACCACTTGGAACACTCGCGTCAGTGCCCTGCTACCCCTAGTTTCCGGAGCCCACGTCTGTTCCAACAAGCGAAAACCGAAGACAGAGCGGAACTGATCCTGCTGCAAGTGGGAATCAGCCTATGCGTTGGTGTGGGTCAGAAGAGATGCATCGGGAAGGAAAGGGCCAAGGGGAGTGGGGGGTGGTTGGCGAGGCGTGGCGGTTGTATGGAAGAATTTTACAATGCAATAAAGTCCATCCTCAGGGTTTCGCTAGTTCCGCGTTATTGGAATATTTTCAAATTTACACTGTCTCCCTTTCTTCGTGATGATGGTCAGGTGATTCTGGATGTGTATGGCGTACGGGGGAGGGTGATAGCAAAGTAGTAATAGGACACGGAGATTTCAGTGTTGCTACGTTTTGTACTTGTAAGACATGATGCGTTCCATGGTGTGTCTGTGCCATAGCTCTGTGTGTCTCGTAAggatgtgtgtgtctgttttgtCCTGTGCTTATGAATAAACAGTGCGCGACCAGTGTACAGTGTTCGGTACTGAGGCTAAACCACGCGCACTGggcttttcgtttcgtatCATTAGAAGGGACAAAGAGAGCCGTATCAAGCATCAACGGAAACTTAAACTCGGTGTAGACACGCGATGGTTTTTATCGAAGTCGCTTAGCCTGACGAAGAGAATCGACATTACTGAATTTCGCTGGTGACCATACCTTTGCTGGCGTCAATCTTCACGTCATCACGGAAATCGAGGTGTCTGTTGGTCTACCATATCTACCATATGCAACAGGCTAACTCGTCTGGATTCGTATTCCATTTCCGAACACTTATTCCACTAGACGCCGCTCGACCAACAATGGCGAACTGATTCAGGAATTGTTGTGTTCTTGGTTAGACTCCTCTACTTTCCGCCGTCACAGCTACAACATGGAGCGCCTGGAGGCGCGCTGTCAACACTTTTTCACACGCTCCTATGCCTGCCGACTCCACAGATATTCAATcgcgaaaaacggaacaagaAGTAAAACACTTGGTACTTGGATCTACTGACACTACGAACATAGTAATTGCCAAGGTCTATTAACGGTGCATTTCTCTCATCACTACATCTGTCCCAACTGGCTGCTGCTTCCCGTGGCTTCTTTCCGTAAGCACCCCAAAGCGTGGCTTGACGACAAATGGAAGTAGTTCAGACCTTGATACGATCCAAGGTTTCAGTTTGGATAGCCTCAGTATCGAAACGTACCTGCCGCACCTGTGGGATGTACATACCGTGTGCGGCCGTGCCGGCACCGCCGACCGTACGCAAAGCAGTTGCAGTGGAACTACAAGGAAACAAAGTCACCACCCGCTCCGtacaaaccggaaaccggaccTGACCCCGGTTGTTGGTGCATGGCTGCCCCGGAAGACCCGTCCGCTAACGAGATCACCAGCGAGGTCTGGGCCGCTTGCGCATCCAGACCATGATGATCGTGGGGATGATCGTGGGGATgatcgtggtggtgggccgccgccgccgcctcatCTTCGACGATCGGGTCGATGTCCTGCTTGACGAACGGGCTGCCGACGGTCGGTTTCAGGTCGTCCGGGAGCGACAGGGTCGAGTTACCGCTGGCCGTGTACCGGCGGCCCATGTTGTCGTACTTCAGACACGGCAGCGTGTTCTCGCACTTGATGCCCGGCAGCACGGTCAGCtcgcccggcagcagccgggccCCGGCGTACTTGACCGTCGAGGGTCCGAACgacgcaaccgccgccgccgcagtcgTCGAATTGATCGCTTTGCTGCACTCGGCGCACATACTGACGGGCGCCGGTGGCAGACTGGAGACCGGCGAGGACAGTTCGCACCCGTCGTCGCGCAGCGTGACCTGCCCGTAATTGACGATGCTGTCCGTGAGCGCGAGCGGCCCCTCCGTCGAGCTTAGGCCGGCGGTGCAGGTGAGCGGCGAACCGGCGCCCATCGGCGGCGCCGGCTGGGCGATCGTGGTGACGTGGGACgccgccgcggcggcggcggcggcggcggccgcaggcGAACCGGCGGCCGTGACAGCCGCGCGCGAGCTCGCTCCTCCGCCCTTGCGGGGCAGCGTGGCGTACGAGGCGACGCTGACGGGCGGCAGCTTGGGCATCGGCCGGTTCGGTATGTTCAGCAGGTCCGGGTAGATGTTCACCTCGCCACTGTCGAGCGGGTCCTGCGTCACCGACACGGAGATGTAGATGTTGCTGAACGTCGGGTTCGAGATCATCTGCGTGCAGAactcgggcggcggcgggaacACGCCTAGGTTGAGCCCCGGGAACTCCTCGCGCTTGGCCGCGGCCGTCGCGATCGACTCGATCGTGATCTGGACCGGTTCCATGGCGATGGTCGAGTCGGTCTTGGTCGACGGTGTCATGACGTCGCTCGCGCTAAACTCCTGCCGCTCGTTCGTCGTGATGCTCAGGTCTAGCAGCTTCTTCTCCTGGTCGTTGAAGCTGACGCTGCTCTTGATCGTTTTCCGGCGGCGCCGCATCCGCAGCTTGCGCTTCACCAGgcagaccaccaccgagagcgcCAGCAGCCCGAAGATGGTACCGAAGATGCCCAGGATCAAGCCGAAGTACCAGAACGTTTCGGGCGTCTTGATGATCACCCGCTCGACCACTTCCGGCAGGACGAGGCTAAAGTTTTTGCACACCAACCCGATCCGGTTCTGGGCGGTGCAGGTGTAGAACCCGGAGTCATTGTTCGTCACGTTCAGGATGGTGAGGTTGCTCCAGATCGTCACGCTGCCATCGTACGCGATGTGGCGCTCCGTCTCGATGATCGCATTGTCCTGGTCCACGTCCTTCCCGTTCACGTCCCAGCGTAcggtcggttccgggtcgCCCGCCACCATACACTTGTACGTGATGTTCGTACCGAGGTCCTCGATCTCGTACTCGTCGCGAAAGATCTCCACCATCGGCATGCACCCGAACTGGTCCGCCTCCAGGTAGTCCCACGAGAGGCCCTTGTGGGCGAGCGGCCGCTGGCAGACCAGGCTGCGCCGGTTCAGCGAGCTGTTCAAGTACCAGTTGCGGAAGTCGCGCAGGTGGCAGTCACAGTTCCACCAGTTCTCTTCCAGGATCAGGGTCTTCAGGTTCTTCATGTGGTTGAAGACGTGGTGCGGCAGGTTCTCCAGCCGGTTGCGGGACAGATCGAGAAACTCGAGCAGGTCCAGGTTGGAGAACGCCGTCTCCGCCACGTACCGCAGCTGGCAGCTGTGCAGGTCGATGTTGCGCAGGTACGGCAGGACCGGGAACTGCTCGGCGACCAGTATCTTGATCGGGTTCTCGTACAGGTTAATGATGCGCAACCGGTTGTTGCCGGCGAACGTTTGCTTGTCCAGCGTTTCGATCTCGTTCTCGCTCAGGTCCACCTCGACCAGGATCTTGAGGTTCTTGAACGCCTCCCGGTGCAGGTATTTGACGCGCGAGTGCTTCAGGTGCACCTTCTGCAGGTTCACCAGCCCGAGCGAGGTGAACTCCTCGCGGTTCAGGTACGGGATGCTGTTGTCGttcagcaccagcacctgcAGCTCGGTGGACAGGTTCGACGGGACCGCCGTGAAGCCGGCCCCATTGCAGATGGCCGACTTTTTGCCGTTCGACCATTTGCAGATGCAGTTGCTCAGGCAGCTGGCGCTCCAGTCCGCCGACAGTGCGGTCGAAatgaacagcagcaacactgccgagagaaagagaggagaGCAGATATTGGTGGGGGCGACTGGTTGTTCCAGGACACCGTTTGGCTTTGCTAGGTCGTTAGCGGCAACGGGCGCGAATGGCGAATTTATGAAGTGAAACAGCGACTGCTGAAAAGCTACTTTTCTAAAACTACTGCTTTCGCGGCGAATGCTCGGACCGAAAGACACGATAAAGGATGCAGGCAGGCAcaggaaaacgaaagcaataCCAGCACTTCAATAAATCTTTCGGCCGCGTACTGTTCAGCTCTTTATAAATTACGGCCACCGCGGCGTACGGCGTCTTACCTGGTAGGTAAAATTGTGCCATCTTCTTCACTGTTCGCTTGCGCCGTGGACGATCCATGCCATGATATTACTCTCTAGTCGCCAGTCGCCAAAGGTGGCCAGCCTACCGCACGAGGGGCTTCGCAGTACTTCTATACTAGGCAGCCGCCGAAGTTCAACCGAAGCCGctggaaaatataaaacacaaCCCGGACCAAAGCCCGGAAGCAAGCAAGGCGTAAGATTAAATGAAATCGACCGAATTCCGTTACACCAGCCCGTTATTCAATGGACGAGAGACGTGATGTGAAgtgaagaaagagaaaaaaattcAATATCGCCGAGCACAGCCCACGGTACGTCGCAGGATCAACAATGAAGGTAATGGGCATGGAGATGGAGTTAGTAAGTATATAAGTAAGTAGGTAAGTAAGTAGATAAGTGAGTAAGTGAGTAAGaaagtaagtaagtaattAAGTAActaagtaagtaagtaattaagtaagtaagtaagtaagtaagtaagtaagtaagtaactATGTAAGTAATTGAGTAAGTAAGTAGGTAAGTAAGCCGGACCGCCCCTAAAGACTGTTGACTATTTGTACGGTCAACCTTTCCAACGAGAACCAAGTCGATGCATGAGAGCAGCGATGAATGCTCCCCGCCAGGTTCTGTGCTATCAGAAATAGGGAATTCACAACGCACTAGCCACTGGCTGTTCGCGTTGCGGCTGCTGGTCAATGTCTTGAGCCCTGCTGGCCCTGAACAACAGAACttgcgcccgtgtgtgtgtgtgtatgtacaGTAAAACCATGAGCCCGAGTGCCCAATAAGACGGAAAGGAGACTGAGGCTCACCGGAGGCTTGCAAAGCTCGGGAAAGTCGGCTCGTCTATTACACGGCTCCGTCCTAGGGACATACCTAGGAAAGGAGCGACTACGTGCTGTGCGTTTAACGTTCCCCGCTGATGGACGGGGGAGTCTCAGGCATTCAAACAGGAGACCGTGAGTGAGACCACGGCAgacgcacaaacacaccacaaactTTGCTTTGAACTTCCTTCTCTTCGCCTCAAAACGTTCGTTCCGCTAACCTATGTACCCCGCGACGGACGGAGCCTTCGCGGGCACCGTCTGCCCGCCTTCCGCCCCACGAAAAACACCTCAATATGGACGATGTTGTACAAGAAGGTACGTTGATGCGGTGCGGGCAGCACTGGCAAAGGAGCGGTAAGGAGGGTACTCACGTCACAATAATCCCGTTCACAGTTCCGCACCGtaccgcgaacgcgaacggatCTTGTGTGCGAACAGATTTCGTACCACAGCCCCCCCAGCAGCCGCCAGGAACATCCTTCCAGGCACGAGAGCGGCCGTTGTTCGAGTTGGTTCGAGtcgtccgagtccgagatTCTTTTGGTGAATGGCAGGAGGGTGACGTGATGTGGCGGGGGTGACGTTTTTCGGAAACTAACTTTACTTTGCGGTTGATTGTGTGTCGATTATATACCGCGGCTGATTGCTAGATGCtctgtgcccgtgtgtgtgtgtgtgtgtggttgtgtgtgtgtgtttgactAGTAGCTCCACCAGTCCACCAGTCTGGCCGTGTGCTCCAAACTTGGGTTGGGAGTTTGTCCAAAAATGGTTCGacttcgtttttcttcctctgTTGCTCCTGGGTTCACTCGCGTTTCCTCGGTTTTCCTTCTCCACTCTTATCTCATACACACGCAGCGCAAGGAGCTGTGGCGGAGGAGCACATTTTGGCCGTAACACCGTCCACTCACAAACTACTGTCCGcgttttaccattttcacaCCAGGCCGACCCCAGTCAGTCAGTGTCGGGTCAGTGTTAAGTGGCATCGCCGCCGCAAGATCCGACACAGActgttctgtgtgtgttccgaATTTTCCTCGAACTGTGTCCAAATCttccgcacgcacgcacgcacgcacgcactcactCGCGCAAAATTCTCACGGCACTGGACTGGCTGGTTCAGCCATTCTGGTAGCTGGCAAAACCGCTGGCTGCGCCTCACTATGCGCCCGCCCAGGGCAGGAAGTGGATGCCCGATGTCGGGGGGACAACCTAGTGACAACCTGAAGGGAGTGCGGGGCAACCCGTGCTACCGCTGCCTGTGTGTTTCGAGTAACCACATGGATGGATCAGCCATCCGTCGGTTGGACCTACGCTTTTTCGACGACACTTCGTTGGCTCTTGGCTCTATAGAGTTGCCTAGAATGGAGGCTACTGGAGCGCCGATTTATGTCGCGTTGCTGGAGTCCAGGACTGAAACTGCTGCGTATGTGGTGTGCGCTGCCGTAGAAAAAGCTCTCACCGAGGCTTCACTCCGAGGagccaacagagagagaaagagagcaataAGAAGAGAGCAAGGAGGAGTCTAAGCGAGCGAATGAAAAGAGACCCGAGACCGAGCGGGAGAACGCGGATCCATCCAGGTGCCAGGGTTTGTTCCGTCCACCGTCATGTCACATGTGGCGCGGTGCGCGGGTGTAGCCGCGACATACCGCACAGAATCTGCCAGGCCTCTGGCTGGGGAATGCTCCGTGAGGAGCGCGCCTCGTCCTCGACCAGGCACCAGGCAACGTTCTATGTAGGGGATGCCGAGACACTACCGAGCCGGACGCCAACAGCTGGAGCTGGGCGGGCGTACGggtaggcaggcaggcaggatgCGCGCTTTGTAATGGGATGTTGGTTGTGTGGGATGGTACGGAGTGCTCACCAGAGCAACCTTACCAGAGACTGTGTGTTACAGCACacggccaccgtttgagcATCGCTCGAGAGTTTTGCGTACGCGAGGACGCTGCTCTGGCATGCGCCTTAGCGACCTTCGCGCGCGAGCGAACGACAGCGACCTCTGgtgggcaggcaggcaggcaggaagaAAGCAAGGCAACCAGGGGAGGAagcccaacaaaaaaaatggggggaccgaaaacaaaaaaggaaaaaaagggggaaaatcTGATAACCAGCCGATACCCGTGAGCCTGAGCTACGGCGACGAACTGCACTCGCCCACACACCCCTAAGCCCCCACCTGCTACGAAAGGGGTAACGGTGGAAGGGGTGTAAATTAATTGATCGATTTCGGAGGCTCCGGGTCGGGGGTAGGGTTAGCCTGTACACCTTGTAACTGCACACGTTAAGGGAATTAGGAAATGGCCGCCCCCGCGCTAATGGCgcacacggcgacggcggtgtgTCATTTGTCGCGCGAtagaggcggcggcggttgtaATTATTGTTTGCGATAATGGAAAAACACACAGAGCCTGCCCTTGCCCCCGCTGCGCTCTCGCGCCTTGGCTTGGGGGTTGATGCTCCCCGCGCAAAAACAGGCGATCCCCGTGGCCCGTGGGGTGCATGGGCATTTGCAAATCGGCTGTCGGTGCGAGCGAAAGCGAGCGGTGTACAAACGGTGTGGCTACCAATTGCAGCCCCGGAACATCCGGACGATTCGCGTGAGCATCTGCGAGGAGGGTTCGGAGCCGTGAATGCAGGCTTCTGGCTTCCGGACTCGAGAGCGCCCGCAGCATGTGTGTGGTTAGTGAGAACGTTTAAATTTTGAAGTGCCAACCGCTGCCAGACCACGTGGAGAGTAGGCAGGTGGACATGGACCATGGTTCCGCGTCAGCGAAGGCGGGAACACAAGAACGACTGAAGAACCATGTGGTCGCCGGGtagtgacggcgacggcgggttgACGAACGAGACCAACACAACCTCGTCGTCACCGGGCACCACGTCCGCAACCGGGcgggaggaggaggagaaggTGAGCGTAAACGTGCCGTACGTCCTGTTCGAGTGCCTCGTGGGGCTGACGGCTATTTTCGGTAACACGCTCGTGATCGTGGCGTTCAAGCGGGAgcgccggctccggcggcggaccaACTTCTACATCATTTCGCTCGCTTCGGCCGACCTGCTTGTCGGCACCTTCGGCATCCCGTTCGCGGTGCTGTCTTCGATGGGGCTGCCGCGGAATCTGCACGCCTGTCTGTTCACCATctcgctgctggtggtgctgtgcaCCATCTCCATCTTCTGCCTGGTGGCCGTTTCGATCGACCGGTACTGGGCGATACTGCACCCGCTGGCGTACTCGCGAAACATGCGCACCAAGACGACCATGTGTAAGTCGAGTGACTAGAGCAGCCGGgggcctgctgctggtgagtCAGCTTCCCCACGACGATTAACGGTGGGCgtcccctttttttttggtccggCAGATATCATCGGTctgtgctggctggccgggctggtgATCGGGTTTCTGCCACTGTTCGGCTGGCACGAACAGCCGGACGAGGATGCCTGTCTGTTTGTGCAGGTGATGAACTACGACTACCTGGTGTTCCTGTATCtggtcaccatcatcatcccgggGCTGCTACTGCTGGCCTTCTACATCCACATCTACCGTGTGATCGTTCGACAGGTACACCAGGGGGGTAAGGGTACATCGAGAAGTCTCTTCTCACCTTCTTTTCTTCCGTACTTCCCCCCGACGGCAGCGCAAACAAATCGTCTCCATCAACTCGGTGGACAGCCGATTCTCCGAGAGCCTGCCCAATCTCGCGGGCTCGAtgtctgctgctggccaacggtCTACGCCGTCGGGGGACCGCTCGAAAAAAGACCAATACACCGGCACGATGCTGCGGGTGCTGCGTGCCGCCCAGCGGCGCGAAGTGAAGGCCACGCAGAACCTGTCGATCATCGTGCTGTTCTTTATGGTCTGCTGGATGCCGCTGCACACGATCAACTGCATCATGG
This window of the Anopheles cruzii chromosome X, idAnoCruzAS_RS32_06, whole genome shotgun sequence genome carries:
- the LOC128279006 gene encoding uncharacterized protein LOC128279006 codes for the protein MDRPRRKRTVKKMAQFYLPVLLLFISTALSADWSASCLSNCICKWSNGKKSAICNGAGFTAVPSNLSTELQVLVLNDNSIPYLNREEFTSLGLVNLQKVHLKHSRVKYLHREAFKNLKILVEVDLSENEIETLDKQTFAGNNRLRIINLYENPIKILVAEQFPVLPYLRNIDLHSCQLRYVAETAFSNLDLLEFLDLSRNRLENLPHHVFNHMKNLKTLILEENWWNCDCHLRDFRNWYLNSSLNRRSLVCQRPLAHKGLSWDYLEADQFGCMPMVEIFRDEYEIEDLGTNITYKCMVAGDPEPTVRWDVNGKDVDQDNAIIETERHIAYDGSVTIWSNLTILNVTNNDSGFYTCTAQNRIGLVCKNFSLVLPEVVERVIIKTPETFWYFGLILGIFGTIFGLLALSVVVCLVKRKLRMRRRRKTIKSSVSFNDQEKKLLDLSITTNERQEFSASDVMTPSTKTDSTIAMEPVQITIESIATAAAKREEFPGLNLGVFPPPPEFCTQMISNPTFSNIYISVSVTQDPLDSGEVNIYPDLLNIPNRPMPKLPPVSVASYATLPRKGGGASSRAAVTAAGSPAAAAAAAAAAASHVTTIAQPAPPMGAGSPLTCTAGLSSTEGPLALTDSIVNYGQVTLRDDGCELSSPVSSLPPAPVSMCAECSKAINSTTAAAAVASFGPSTVKYAGARLLPGELTVLPGIKCENTLPCLKYDNMGRRYTASGNSTLSLPDDLKPTVGSPFVKQDIDPIVEDEAAAAAHHHDHPHDHPHDHHGLDAQAAQTSLVISLADGSSGAAMHQQPGSGPVSGLYGAGGDFVSL
- the LOC128279017 gene encoding adenosine receptor A2a translates to MWSPGSDGDGGLTNETNTTSSSPGTTSATGREEEEKVSVNVPYVLFECLVGLTAIFGNTLVIVAFKRERRLRRRTNFYIISLASADLLVGTFGIPFAVLSSMGLPRNLHACLFTISLLVVLCTISIFCLVAVSIDRYWAILHPLAYSRNMRTKTTMYIIGLCWLAGLVIGFLPLFGWHEQPDEDACLFVQVMNYDYLVFLYLVTIIIPGLLLLAFYIHIYRVIVRQRKQIVSINSVDSRFSESLPNLAGSMSAAGQRSTPSGDRSKKDQYTGTMLRVLRAAQRREVKATQNLSIIVLFFMVCWMPLHTINCIMAFCPDCQICGAVMLFVITLSHLNSAINPLLYAYHLKDFRDALRRLLLSMVGREASAPPQQDFINCISQIAVQQQPQQQQQQPQHDNAVPP